From a single Pseudalkalibacillus hwajinpoensis genomic region:
- a CDS encoding type 1 glutamine amidotransferase domain-containing protein — MTKVLMVVTNHTEIDSENKTGLWLEEFAVPYNVFKDNGYDIKVTSIQGGEVELDPNSIPEENPKEWEEAQNQLKNTTKVTKEDANKFDVVFLPGGHGTMFDFPDSEVLQHILQEQAEADKIIGSVCHGPAGLVNVTYKDGTPLVKGKKVSAFTDSEEREMGLVEQMPFLLETKLREKGANFQLGENWSVYSVRDGNLITGQNPQSSESAANKIIEAIEGK, encoded by the coding sequence TTGACAAAAGTATTAATGGTAGTAACAAATCATACAGAAATTGATTCAGAAAATAAAACAGGCCTCTGGCTTGAAGAGTTCGCCGTTCCTTATAACGTCTTCAAAGACAACGGTTATGATATTAAAGTCACTTCAATCCAGGGTGGAGAAGTTGAACTTGATCCAAATAGTATTCCTGAAGAAAATCCTAAAGAGTGGGAAGAAGCTCAAAATCAGCTTAAGAACACTACGAAGGTAACGAAAGAAGATGCAAACAAATTTGATGTTGTTTTCTTACCAGGTGGTCATGGTACGATGTTTGACTTCCCTGATAGTGAAGTACTTCAGCATATTCTTCAAGAGCAAGCAGAAGCTGATAAAATTATTGGGTCTGTCTGCCACGGTCCGGCTGGACTTGTGAACGTAACATATAAAGATGGTACGCCTCTTGTTAAAGGTAAGAAAGTCAGTGCCTTTACAGATTCTGAGGAGCGTGAAATGGGTCTTGTAGAGCAAATGCCGTTCTTGCTTGAAACGAAGCTACGCGAAAAAGGAGCAAACTTCCAATTAGGTGAAAACTGGTCAGTTTATTCCGTACGTGACGGTAATTTGATTACTGGCCAAAATCCACAATCAAGTGAAAGTGCAGCAAATAAAATTATCGAAGCAATTGAAGGCAAGTAG
- a CDS encoding GNAT family N-acetyltransferase: protein MKIVENSIVLRKAEAEHVESLRQFKLGEDQLAFTSMPIPTYEKCLADQEKFPVVILDNEKVIGFFVLDLGADVALYTTNPEAVLMRAFSINLEEQGKGFGKCSLHLLEPFVRENMPGRNEIVLGVNHNNPAAKQLYINAGFVDQGYKKEGRSGLMAILHNFI, encoded by the coding sequence TTGAAAATAGTCGAGAATAGTATAGTGCTAAGAAAAGCAGAAGCAGAGCACGTTGAATCGCTACGTCAGTTCAAGCTAGGAGAAGACCAATTAGCCTTTACTTCAATGCCGATTCCTACTTATGAAAAGTGTTTGGCTGATCAAGAGAAGTTTCCGGTCGTAATTCTTGATAACGAAAAGGTTATTGGTTTTTTTGTTCTTGATCTGGGAGCAGATGTGGCTTTATATACGACTAATCCTGAAGCGGTCTTAATGAGAGCTTTTTCAATTAATTTGGAAGAGCAGGGAAAGGGGTTCGGAAAGTGCTCCCTTCATCTACTTGAACCATTTGTTAGAGAAAATATGCCTGGTCGGAATGAAATTGTTCTGGGAGTTAATCACAATAACCCAGCAGCCAAACAGTTGTACATAAATGCTGGATTTGTTGATCAAGGATATAAAAAGGAAGGTCGCTCAGGGTTAATGGCAATTCTTCATAACTTTATTTGA
- the treR gene encoding trehalose operon repressor — MKQTKYQQIYQELSSKIQDGSYKPNNKLPSEHELAETYGTSRETIRKALNLLSQNGMIQKIKARGSVVLDLNRYDFPVSGLVSFKEISEKMNQSSRTIVHYLEKESPTEWVREQLELDKEALVWHVVRGREIDGEKIILDRDYFPARSVPELTRTICENSIYDYLENDMGLTVSYAKKEIVVEEVDEDDRRYMDLKDYDHVVVVRNYVYLSDTTLIEYTESRHRLDKFRFVDFARREKQ, encoded by the coding sequence ATGAAGCAAACCAAATACCAGCAGATTTATCAAGAATTATCTTCTAAAATTCAGGATGGTTCTTATAAACCGAATAATAAGCTGCCATCTGAACATGAGCTTGCAGAAACGTACGGGACGTCCCGCGAGACGATTCGAAAAGCGCTTAATTTACTCTCTCAAAATGGGATGATTCAGAAAATCAAGGCGAGAGGATCTGTGGTACTTGATCTTAATCGCTACGATTTCCCCGTTTCAGGGCTAGTTAGCTTTAAGGAAATCTCAGAGAAAATGAACCAATCTTCGCGTACAATTGTACATTATCTTGAGAAGGAATCGCCGACAGAGTGGGTAAGGGAGCAGCTTGAGCTTGATAAAGAAGCACTCGTCTGGCATGTTGTTCGTGGGAGAGAGATTGATGGCGAGAAAATTATACTTGATCGCGACTACTTTCCAGCCCGCTCCGTTCCAGAGCTAACCAGGACGATTTGTGAGAATTCGATCTACGATTATCTTGAAAATGATATGGGTCTCACGGTTAGCTATGCGAAGAAAGAAATTGTGGTTGAAGAAGTAGACGAGGATGATCGACGGTATATGGATTTAAAAGACTATGATCATGTAGTTGTCGTTCGAAATTATGTTTATTTGAGCGATACGACACTAATTGAGTATACCGAATCACGGCATCGATTAGATAAATTTAGGTTCGTTGATTTTGCTCGTCGTGAGAAACAATAA
- a CDS encoding peptidoglycan-binding protein codes for MIQHIKLTVALFAAVLIVIATPSLASAELGDRMLQEGSTGSDVSELQDYLMTKGVFPYHTATGYYGQITEEAVKDFQASRNLKVDGIAGSETKQAIKVLRRGDIGKQVIHIQSQLKQTGHYNSSMDGIYGSGTISAVKSFQEQQGLSVDGIAGPGTRRALDQNANNDSAAGKEITAESTAYTAECTGCSGVTKMGLNVAKYSDAKVIAVDPEVIPLGSIVEVEGYGKAIAADTGGDIKDNRIDVFIPKQDDALRWGRKDVKVTVIE; via the coding sequence ATGATTCAACATATTAAATTGACAGTAGCGTTATTTGCTGCGGTGCTTATAGTGATCGCAACCCCATCACTTGCATCAGCAGAGCTCGGAGACCGTATGCTTCAAGAAGGAAGCACAGGCTCAGACGTAAGCGAATTACAAGATTACTTGATGACAAAGGGCGTTTTCCCTTATCATACGGCGACAGGTTATTATGGTCAGATTACGGAAGAAGCAGTGAAAGATTTTCAAGCCTCAAGAAATTTAAAGGTAGATGGCATCGCTGGTTCCGAAACGAAACAGGCGATTAAAGTACTAAGAAGAGGCGACATTGGTAAGCAGGTTATACATATTCAAAGTCAGTTAAAGCAAACAGGTCATTATAATTCATCCATGGATGGCATTTATGGCTCAGGAACGATTAGCGCTGTTAAAAGCTTTCAAGAACAGCAAGGTCTATCAGTAGATGGAATTGCAGGACCTGGAACACGCAGGGCTCTTGATCAAAATGCAAATAATGATTCTGCTGCAGGTAAAGAAATAACCGCCGAAAGTACAGCATATACGGCGGAATGTACCGGCTGTTCAGGTGTAACTAAAATGGGACTTAATGTAGCGAAATACTCAGACGCAAAGGTCATTGCTGTAGATCCTGAAGTTATTCCACTCGGCTCAATTGTTGAAGTAGAAGGATACGGAAAGGCAATTGCAGCTGATACTGGTGGCGACATTAAAGACAACCGAATTGATGTATTCATACCTAAACAGGATGATGCTTTACGCTGGGGACGAAAAGACGTAAAAGTGACCGTCATTGAATAA
- a CDS encoding PTS sugar transporter subunit IIA → MLKKLFGKKEKSLDEVIYAPLNGKVVELETVPDPTFSQKMMGDGIAIEPTDGKVVSPVNGKIIQFFHTKHAVGIESESGLELLIHVGLETVGMNGEGFEGHVKEGDKVKVGDPLITVDLDLVKEKAASTITPVIITNADLLETVDKKYSNGASHGETEVMTTKVKG, encoded by the coding sequence ATGTTAAAAAAACTATTCGGTAAAAAAGAAAAGTCGTTAGACGAGGTAATCTACGCTCCGTTAAACGGTAAAGTTGTAGAACTTGAAACGGTACCAGATCCAACTTTCTCACAAAAGATGATGGGGGACGGCATTGCGATTGAACCAACTGACGGTAAAGTCGTTTCACCTGTCAACGGGAAGATCATTCAATTTTTCCATACGAAGCACGCAGTAGGAATTGAATCAGAATCAGGTCTTGAACTTCTCATTCACGTTGGTCTTGAGACAGTAGGGATGAACGGTGAAGGTTTCGAAGGACATGTCAAAGAGGGCGACAAAGTAAAAGTGGGGGATCCTCTTATTACTGTTGATCTTGATCTTGTAAAGGAAAAAGCTGCAAGTACAATTACGCCGGTTATCATTACAAATGCGGATTTGCTTGAAACAGTTGATAAGAAATATTCTAATGGCGCTTCTCATGGTGAAACGGAAGTAATGACTACAAAAGTAAAAGGATAG
- a CDS encoding cupin domain-containing protein: protein MNKTNVEKLFFTDHGAIPNNPDLPLVLYRGILSGYIESCAEQFAINNWTNSWKNGVFDYHHYHSNTHEVLGIVGGTAVITFGGEQGEAVEVNKGDVVVIPAGVGHKKERGSADFKVVGAYPNGMDHDLKTGKPEERPKVIENIQNVPSPDKDPILGRNGPLIEIWSHVNRN from the coding sequence ATGAATAAAACGAATGTTGAAAAATTGTTTTTCACTGATCACGGTGCTATTCCAAACAACCCTGACCTTCCACTCGTCCTCTATCGGGGCATTCTTTCGGGTTACATTGAATCTTGTGCAGAGCAGTTTGCAATAAATAATTGGACAAATTCCTGGAAAAATGGGGTTTTTGACTATCATCATTATCACAGCAATACGCATGAAGTTCTTGGAATTGTAGGTGGAACAGCTGTTATTACGTTTGGTGGTGAGCAAGGGGAAGCAGTTGAAGTGAACAAAGGTGATGTAGTTGTTATACCTGCAGGGGTTGGACATAAAAAAGAACGGGGATCGGCAGATTTTAAAGTAGTCGGGGCTTACCCGAATGGGATGGATCATGATTTGAAAACTGGAAAACCAGAAGAACGTCCGAAAGTAATTGAGAACATCCAGAACGTTCCTTCTCCTGATAAAGATCCGATTCTGGGAAGAAACGGACCATTAATTGAAATCTGGTCACATGTGAATCGAAACTAA
- a CDS encoding aldo/keto reductase yields the protein MGIDNRVTLSNGVKMPYLGFGVFKLGDGEETINAVKVALQTGYRGIDTASYYGNEESVGRAIKESGIPREELFITSKVWNDEQGYNATLAAFERSLERLGTDYLDLYLIHWPVPGLFTETWQALEKLYHEGKVCAVGVSNFEPHHLEAISRVSNVKPVINQIEFHPELIQGEVRDYCRSKGIQVEAWSPLKRGQVLNEPIIQAISECYGKTTAQVVLRWCLQHDIILNVKSSRAERIKENADLFDFELTKEEMGEIDSLHSDSRIAHHPDNMEFYEKTVPGFVKSEYSS from the coding sequence ATGGGGATAGATAACCGAGTAACACTTTCAAATGGTGTGAAAATGCCGTATCTTGGTTTTGGCGTTTTCAAGCTTGGAGATGGAGAGGAGACGATCAATGCTGTTAAGGTCGCTCTTCAAACTGGATATCGAGGGATTGATACGGCCTCTTATTATGGAAATGAGGAGTCTGTTGGCCGTGCCATTAAAGAATCAGGTATACCAAGAGAAGAACTTTTTATAACGTCTAAAGTCTGGAATGATGAGCAGGGATATAATGCCACTCTTGCGGCGTTTGAACGATCGCTTGAGCGTCTTGGTACTGATTATCTTGATCTGTATTTAATTCACTGGCCGGTACCAGGCCTATTTACTGAAACCTGGCAGGCGTTAGAGAAGCTTTACCATGAAGGAAAAGTTTGCGCCGTTGGTGTAAGTAACTTCGAGCCACATCACCTCGAAGCGATTTCTAGAGTTTCAAATGTTAAGCCGGTCATTAACCAGATAGAATTTCACCCTGAATTGATTCAGGGAGAGGTCCGAGACTACTGTCGGTCTAAAGGGATTCAGGTAGAAGCATGGTCTCCACTAAAAAGGGGTCAGGTACTAAATGAACCTATTATTCAGGCTATCAGTGAATGCTACGGGAAAACAACGGCGCAGGTTGTGCTAAGGTGGTGTCTCCAACATGATATCATTCTTAATGTGAAATCATCGCGTGCTGAACGCATTAAGGAAAATGCCGATTTGTTTGATTTTGAGTTAACGAAAGAAGAGATGGGTGAAATTGATTCGCTTCATTCAGACAGTCGTATTGCCCATCATCCGGATAACATGGAATTCTACGAGAAAACAGTGCCCGGTTTTGTGAAATCCGAATATTCTTCATAA
- a CDS encoding alpha/beta hydrolase has translation MPVFDSIQWLLRSQQAKPPLYNLSLDDARKQCNSGSTMMAGERESVASVIDRVIELDTGRINLRSYYPAFAPDAEVLPALVFYHGGGFVLGNLDTHDAFCRILSNRGECVVVSVDYRLAPEHKFPVATDDAYLALTWVYEHADELGLMKDRIAVGGDSAGGNLAAVIAIRAQEKDAPSIAYQLLIYPTVDSTTPYPSYKENGDGFFLTAADMKWFQEQYVEEKTDKFNPYLSPIHFKNLGVLPSAHVVTAEFDPLRDEGEAYAERIKEAGGKVSVKRYDRMVHGFISMTGVVPEAYAAVEEMGEVLRKALYEETFVK, from the coding sequence ATGCCTGTATTTGATTCAATTCAATGGCTTTTGCGATCTCAACAAGCTAAACCACCCCTATATAATCTTTCTCTTGATGATGCGCGAAAGCAGTGCAATTCTGGTTCTACTATGATGGCTGGTGAAAGAGAATCTGTAGCAAGTGTTATAGATCGAGTAATCGAACTTGATACAGGGAGAATAAACCTTCGCTCTTATTACCCCGCCTTTGCTCCGGATGCTGAGGTTTTACCTGCGCTTGTTTTTTATCACGGTGGAGGCTTTGTATTAGGTAACCTTGACACTCATGATGCCTTTTGTAGAATCCTTTCAAACCGTGGAGAATGTGTTGTCGTATCAGTCGACTACCGTCTGGCTCCCGAGCACAAATTTCCTGTAGCTACGGATGATGCTTATTTAGCACTAACCTGGGTGTATGAGCACGCTGATGAATTAGGTTTAATGAAAGATCGAATTGCCGTTGGAGGTGATAGCGCTGGTGGAAATCTTGCAGCTGTTATTGCGATTAGAGCTCAGGAAAAAGACGCTCCTTCCATCGCCTATCAGCTTCTCATCTACCCAACTGTCGATAGTACAACACCTTATCCTTCCTATAAGGAAAATGGTGATGGCTTCTTTCTGACGGCAGCTGACATGAAGTGGTTTCAAGAGCAGTATGTAGAGGAAAAGACCGATAAGTTCAATCCGTACTTATCTCCGATTCACTTTAAAAATTTAGGGGTTTTACCATCTGCCCATGTGGTTACGGCAGAATTTGATCCACTTCGTGATGAAGGCGAAGCCTATGCAGAGCGTATAAAGGAAGCGGGAGGTAAGGTTTCTGTTAAGCGCTATGATAGAATGGTACATGGATTTATAAGCATGACTGGTGTAGTACCAGAAGCGTATGCGGCAGTTGAAGAAATGGGTGAGGTGCTTAGAAAAGCGTTGTACGAGGAGACTTTTGTGAAATAG
- the treC gene encoding alpha,alpha-phosphotrehalase: MQQPWWKKSVVYQIYPKSFNDTTGNGKGDLQGIIEKLDYLNTLGVDVVWLTPIYDSPQNDNGYDIRDYFSIYEEYGTMEDFDRLLHEAHSRGIKIIMDIVVNHTSTDHQWFVESRKSKDNPYRDYYIWKDGVNGAEPTNWQSKFGGNAWQYDRETDQYYLHLFDVTQADLNWENEKVRDEVYDMMTFWFEKGVDGFRLDVINLISKNQDFPNDDGSVAPGDGRKFYTDGPRSHEFMNEMNRKVFMKYNSMTVGEMSSTTIADCIKYSNPERNELSMTFNFHHLKVDYPNGEKWSVADFDFLKLKNILSTWQKEMHEGGGWNALFWCNHDQPRIVSRYGNDGEFRRESAKMLATTMHMMQGTPYIYQGEEIGMTNPKFDDISSYRDVESLNSYSILKDEKGYSVEDVLEILRHKSRDNSRTPVQWTSEDQAGFTTGEPWIPVAKNYEDINVEDTLNEESSVFEHYQKLISLRKSVDLITYGDYELLLPEDKHIFAYVRNGQGEKLLVVNNFYESEVTFELPSHVEVNGYDSQILLSNYEDSDESFNNVTLRPYESVVYHLKQVG, encoded by the coding sequence ATGCAGCAACCATGGTGGAAGAAATCAGTAGTTTATCAAATTTATCCGAAGAGTTTTAACGATACGACAGGAAATGGAAAAGGAGACCTTCAAGGCATTATTGAAAAGCTAGATTATTTAAATACCCTTGGCGTAGATGTGGTCTGGTTAACACCGATCTATGATTCACCTCAAAATGATAACGGCTATGATATTCGAGATTATTTCAGTATCTATGAAGAATACGGAACAATGGAGGATTTTGATCGGCTTCTTCATGAAGCACATTCACGCGGAATTAAAATCATCATGGACATTGTCGTCAACCACACGTCTACAGATCATCAGTGGTTCGTCGAGTCAAGAAAGTCAAAAGACAATCCCTATCGCGACTATTACATCTGGAAAGATGGTGTGAACGGTGCCGAACCAACGAACTGGCAATCGAAGTTTGGAGGCAATGCTTGGCAGTATGACCGCGAAACTGATCAGTATTACCTGCATTTGTTTGATGTTACGCAAGCGGATTTAAATTGGGAAAATGAAAAAGTACGCGATGAAGTGTATGACATGATGACCTTCTGGTTTGAAAAAGGGGTAGATGGATTCCGCCTTGATGTGATTAACTTGATTTCAAAAAATCAGGATTTCCCGAATGATGATGGATCTGTCGCACCTGGCGATGGTAGAAAGTTCTATACTGACGGACCACGTTCGCACGAATTCATGAACGAGATGAATCGCAAAGTGTTTATGAAGTACAATAGTATGACTGTAGGAGAAATGTCTTCAACAACGATCGCTGACTGTATTAAATATTCGAATCCTGAGCGCAACGAACTCAGTATGACATTTAACTTTCATCATTTGAAAGTAGATTATCCGAACGGAGAAAAATGGTCTGTCGCTGATTTTGATTTCCTTAAGCTAAAAAATATTCTGTCGACATGGCAGAAGGAAATGCATGAAGGCGGTGGGTGGAATGCCCTGTTCTGGTGTAACCATGATCAGCCCCGAATTGTTTCTCGCTACGGAAATGATGGGGAGTTTAGAAGAGAATCGGCCAAGATGCTCGCAACCACGATGCATATGATGCAGGGGACTCCTTACATTTATCAGGGTGAGGAAATTGGGATGACAAATCCGAAATTTGATGATATTTCCTCCTATCGAGATGTTGAATCTCTTAATAGTTACTCCATTCTTAAAGATGAGAAAGGGTACAGTGTAGAAGATGTTCTCGAAATCTTACGTCATAAGTCAAGAGATAACTCGCGAACACCGGTTCAATGGACCTCAGAAGATCAAGCTGGCTTTACAACAGGCGAGCCGTGGATTCCAGTTGCCAAAAACTACGAGGATATTAACGTAGAGGACACGCTAAATGAAGAAAGTTCAGTATTTGAGCACTATCAAAAACTGATCTCATTGAGGAAAAGTGTAGACCTAATCACATACGGTGACTATGAGCTGCTACTTCCTGAAGACAAGCACATTTTCGCTTACGTTCGTAACGGTCAGGGTGAAAAGCTCCTGGTAGTGAATAACTTTTATGAAAGTGAAGTAACGTTTGAACTACCATCGCATGTGGAAGTAAATGGGTATGATTCACAAATTCTTCTATCCAATTACGAAGATAGCGACGAATCATTTAATAACGTTACATTACGTCCGTATGAATCCGTTGTTTATCATTTAAAACAAGTCGGGTGA
- the treP gene encoding PTS system trehalose-specific EIIBC component gives MAINRQSVEGIIEAIGGKENISTATHCVTRLRLVLHDESKVDTKALEENELVKGSFSANGQFQVVIGQGTVDKVYKILAEIADIESASKQDVKDAAASKQNFLQRGVKTLADIFIPILPAIVTAGLLLGINNILTGPDIFFSDPLVEVYPQWADLASIINLIANTAFVFLPGLIGWSAAKQFGGSPLLGIVLGLILVHPDLLNAWTYGQADEIPTWNLFGLEIEKIGYQGQVLPVLVSAYILAKIETFLNKRIPDSIQMLIVAPVALLVTGFLAFTLIGPVTFWIANLLTDGLIGLFDFAPAIGGLVYGALYAPLVITGMHHTFLAVDLQLIGSTGSTFLWPMLALSNIAQGAAALAMMLVTRNEKTKGLAGTSAVSAFLGVTEPALFGVNLRFRFPFFAAIIGSAIAGLVITLSGVEAASIGVGGIPGFLSIFKEYWAAFFTGMAIVLVVPFALTFLYGKVKKVSE, from the coding sequence ATGGCAATTAATCGGCAATCAGTAGAAGGAATTATTGAAGCGATTGGCGGTAAGGAGAACATATCAACAGCAACACATTGTGTTACGCGACTTCGTCTTGTGCTTCATGATGAAAGTAAGGTAGATACAAAAGCACTTGAAGAGAATGAACTTGTGAAAGGTTCTTTTTCAGCAAATGGTCAGTTCCAGGTTGTAATTGGACAGGGGACAGTTGATAAAGTATACAAAATATTGGCAGAGATTGCAGATATTGAAAGCGCGTCCAAACAGGATGTGAAAGATGCTGCTGCAAGTAAGCAGAATTTTCTGCAGCGCGGTGTTAAAACGTTAGCCGATATTTTTATCCCGATTCTTCCTGCGATCGTAACGGCTGGTTTGCTGCTTGGGATTAATAATATTCTTACTGGGCCTGATATCTTCTTCAGCGATCCACTTGTAGAAGTTTATCCGCAGTGGGCAGATCTTGCGAGTATTATTAACCTGATCGCAAATACCGCTTTCGTGTTCTTACCAGGTCTCATTGGCTGGTCAGCGGCTAAACAGTTTGGTGGAAGTCCATTGCTCGGGATTGTTCTTGGTCTCATTCTAGTTCACCCGGATTTATTAAATGCCTGGACATATGGACAGGCTGATGAGATTCCAACCTGGAATTTATTTGGACTTGAGATTGAAAAAATCGGGTATCAGGGTCAGGTGCTGCCCGTTCTAGTGTCAGCTTATATTCTGGCGAAGATTGAAACCTTTCTTAATAAACGAATTCCTGATTCAATTCAAATGCTTATTGTTGCTCCGGTCGCTCTTCTAGTCACAGGGTTTCTAGCGTTTACGCTGATTGGACCTGTCACATTCTGGATTGCGAATCTCTTAACAGACGGCTTAATCGGCCTGTTTGACTTTGCACCTGCGATAGGTGGTCTTGTGTATGGCGCTCTTTATGCACCACTTGTTATTACTGGGATGCACCATACGTTCCTTGCTGTTGATCTACAGTTAATCGGTAGTACGGGAAGCACTTTCTTATGGCCAATGCTTGCCCTATCAAATATTGCTCAGGGTGCAGCGGCACTCGCTATGATGCTTGTAACGCGTAATGAGAAAACAAAAGGCCTTGCTGGTACTTCAGCAGTATCAGCCTTTCTTGGTGTCACAGAGCCTGCCCTGTTCGGGGTTAACTTGAGATTTCGATTCCCATTCTTTGCAGCGATCATTGGATCAGCGATTGCTGGTCTTGTCATTACATTAAGTGGTGTCGAAGCAGCTTCCATTGGTGTTGGCGGCATACCAGGCTTCCTTTCTATTTTTAAAGAATACTGGGCAGCGTTCTTCACAGGTATGGCCATTGTACTTGTAGTACCGTTTGCTCTAACTTTCCTTTATGGGAAGGTAAAGAAAGTAAGCGAGTAA
- a CDS encoding nitronate monooxygenase — translation MWFETSVTNRLKITYPIIQAGMAGGVTTPELIAKVSNAGGLGSLGAGYMNPGQMREAIQKVKLLTSNPFSINVFIPEGDVTSPVKIDKANAAMRRYRDELGLSDPETEQISASVLQEEFKQKLQILIEEEVPICSFTFGIPSNEEIQLLKDQGLTLIGTATTVNEALLNEERGMDLVVMQGSEAGGHRGTFTGEFDHSLIGTVSLIPQTVDRVSIPVIAAGGIMDGRGILAALALGAGGVQMGTAFVTSKESGANPLHKSLIMDSTEDQVIVTSKFSGKPARGIHNQFMKEMAVVSIEDLPGYPMLNSLTKDIRGEAAKQHRPEFMSLWSGQSPRLSGEKSAQEIVIQCVKQVERSLRNLT, via the coding sequence ATGTGGTTTGAAACATCAGTTACAAACCGATTAAAGATTACTTATCCAATCATACAGGCTGGTATGGCTGGAGGGGTGACAACACCTGAACTTATCGCTAAAGTTTCTAATGCGGGTGGGCTTGGCAGTCTAGGAGCAGGGTATATGAACCCCGGTCAAATGAGAGAAGCGATTCAGAAGGTTAAGCTGCTAACTTCGAATCCTTTTTCGATAAATGTTTTTATACCAGAAGGAGATGTGACTTCTCCGGTAAAAATTGATAAGGCAAATGCAGCAATGCGTCGCTATCGAGATGAACTTGGCCTGTCGGATCCAGAAACAGAACAAATATCGGCTTCTGTTCTCCAGGAGGAGTTCAAGCAAAAGCTTCAAATATTAATCGAAGAAGAGGTTCCGATCTGTAGCTTTACATTTGGTATACCTTCTAATGAGGAGATTCAGCTGCTAAAAGACCAGGGATTGACCCTAATTGGTACTGCAACGACTGTAAATGAAGCACTCCTGAATGAAGAGAGAGGGATGGATCTTGTCGTGATGCAGGGTTCAGAGGCTGGTGGACATCGAGGAACATTTACAGGTGAGTTTGACCACTCCTTAATCGGAACCGTCTCGCTCATCCCCCAAACAGTAGACAGAGTCAGTATTCCAGTCATTGCTGCAGGTGGAATAATGGATGGGAGAGGCATTCTGGCTGCTCTTGCTCTTGGAGCGGGAGGCGTGCAGATGGGAACTGCATTCGTGACTTCAAAAGAAAGCGGAGCGAATCCACTTCATAAGTCCTTGATAATGGATAGCACAGAAGATCAGGTTATAGTCACGTCTAAATTTAGTGGAAAGCCTGCAAGAGGCATTCACAATCAATTTATGAAAGAGATGGCTGTTGTTTCTATTGAAGATCTACCTGGATATCCTATGTTGAATTCTCTTACGAAAGATATCCGCGGGGAAGCAGCGAAGCAGCACCGTCCAGAGTTCATGTCGCTCTGGTCGGGACAGAGCCCTCGTTTAAGTGGAGAGAAGTCAGCACAGGAAATTGTTATTCAGTGCGTTAAACAGGTGGAAAGGTCTCTCCGCAATTTAACATAA